A window of the Fragaria vesca subsp. vesca unplaced genomic scaffold, FraVesHawaii_1.0 scf0513126, whole genome shotgun sequence genome harbors these coding sequences:
- the LOC101314530 gene encoding protein COBRA-like — MSFIFLPTIKSISLSTTSFAVLLLFRLSFTSVSSTEAYDPVDPIGHITIKWDIMNWTPDGYVAVVKINNFQKYRNIQAPGWSLRWTWRKEEVIWSMVGEKPKEKGDCSRFKGSNPRSCEKNPTIVDAMPSTPYNQQIANCCKGGVLGSLVQDPANSVAAFQLTVGRAETTNRTVRLPKDFTLSAPGPNYSCGRATIVKPTRFFTPDLRRMTTTFMTWNVTCTCSQYAVQQVPTCCVSLSSFYKNTTIPCSTCSCSCQNNSNKCVELHSSSVVPVSDKSYVPVVQCTSHMCPIQISWQVTKDHKQYWLVKLKITNFNYKMNYLDWNLVIQHPNFDNLTRILRFNYKSLTPYAGINDTAMLWGVKFYNNILMQAGPLGTVESELIFQKHGINSNLSKDWAFPQRVYFNGDNCIMPSADAYLVLPK; from the exons ATGAGCTTCATATTCCTACCTACGATTAAATCCATCTCTCTTTCAACTACAAGTTTCGCTGTATTGCTTCTGTTTAGACTTTCTTTCACTAGCGTCAGTTCTACAG AAGCATATGATCCAGTTGATCCCATCGGACATATCACAATCAAATGGGATATCATGAATTGGACTCCTGATGGTTATGTT GCTGTTGTGAAAATTAACAACTTCCAGAAATATCGTAACATTCAAGCACCAGGTTGGTCATTGAGATGGACATGGAGAAAAGAGGAGGTAATATGGAGCATGGTGGGAGAAAAACCAAAGGAAAAAGGAGATTGTTCAAGATTCAAAGGAAGTAACCCGCGATCTTGTGAAAAGAACCCAACAATAGTTGATGCAATGCCATCAACTCCTTACAACCAGCAAATTGCTAATTGCTGCAAAGGGGGAGTACTTGGTTCATTGGTGCAGGATCCAGCCAATTCTGTAGCTGCTTTTCAGCTTACTGTTGGTAGAGCAGAAACAACTAATCGAACGGTCAGGCTTCCTAAGGACTTCACCCTGAGTGCACCAGGGCCTAACTATAGTTGTGGCCGTGCTACAATTGTTAAGCCGACTAGATTTTTTACCCCAGATTTAAGGAGAATGACTACAACTTTCA TGACATGGAACGTTACATGTACATGCTCACAATATGCGGTTCAGCAGGTTCCCACCTGTTGCGTATCACTATCTTCTTTCTACAAAAACACAACTATTCCCTGCAGTACATGTTCATGTAGCTGCcaaaacaacagcaacaaatgTGTAGA GCTGCATTCGTCTTCAGTTGTCCCGGTTTCAGACAAGAGCTATGTACCTGTTGTTCAATGTACAAGCCATATGTGCCCCATTCAAATTAGTTGGCAGGTTACAAAAGACCACAAGCAGTATTGGCTAGTGAAGctcaaaattacaaacttcaATTACAAGATGAACTATTTAGATTGGAACTTAGTTATCCAGCACccaaattttgacaatttGACCCGGATTTTACGATTTAACTACAAGTCCTTGACTCCTTATGCAGGAATAA ATGATACTGCAATGCTATGGGGAGTTAAGTTCTACAACAATATACTGATGCAAGCTGGGCCTCTTGGTACCGTCGAGTCGGAACTCATTTTCCAGAAGCATGGTATAAATTCTAATTTATCAAAGGATTGGGCATTCCCTCAAAGGGTCTATTTCAATGGCGATAACTGTATAATGCCAAGTGCTGATGCATACCTAGTGTTGCCAAAGTAG